The genomic region AACGAAAGAAGCTCTTGAGGAAAATGTAAAAGGCTTTACATTATTTTCTGATAAAGTCCCCGCAGTTTTGTATGTCGCCACGCTTTTCTTGCAAAAGCCTCTTGAAGACACCCTTGAGCAATGTAAACTTCTTAAGATGTCGAAAAAGGAAAGGTCTTTTGTTGAGACATTATATCATGCTCGCGATCTTTCCGACGATGAAAACACCGAAAATGTATCGTGGGTGCGACTCTATGCAGACGATAATACAGAAGCGTGCTTAGAAGTCCTCGCAGCATATTATCACGAAGAAGAGCGCTCGGAATTCCTTAAAGACTATCGTAGAAAACGGCGGCTTATGTCCTCGGCGATAGGGCGTATAAAGAATAAAACTCCTATTGTCACTTCAGCGATATTGCAAGAGCACGGCATTGTGCCAGGAAAAGAGATGGGCGATATCCTTCGCGAAGCAGAAAGAATTGCTGTCAATGAAATGCTCGATGATGCCAATGATATTATTAAGCTTTTACAAAAATCACCAATATGGCCGCAACGATGACTTTAGTGATAACAAGCCCACAAAACCCCGTTGTCAAGCGCCTTGTAAAGTTGCGCGACGATAGTTCATATCGCGAAGAAGAGAATAGCGCTATAGTTGTTGGCAGGAAAATGGTATCAGAGGCACAAAATCACACAACGCTGAAGACAGTGATTATCCTTGATGAAGGGGATATCCCTTCTAACATAAAATGTGACAATATTATAATGGTGACGCCGGAGATAATGAAGAAGGTGTCGGGTGTAAAAAACCCAGAACCTATTATTGCTGAGGTCGTAATAACGACGATGCCGATAACCGACGATATGCGGTTCTTCGTCGTCCTTGAAAACATCTCCGATCCTGGGAATATGGGTACGTTGATACGTACTGCGCTAGCATTAGGATGGGATGCTGTAATCATCATCGGCGACAGCGTCGATGTTTATAATGACAAGGCTTTACGTGCCGCTAAAGGAGCGACGTTCCGCATTCCTATTGTAAAGCTGTCATTGGAAGATCTTAAAAAGCTCCTCGAAAATAAAGACGTTCCGCTTTACATTGCCGACATGGCCGGCGACGACATTTCTTCTATAGAAAACCGCGATTCTGCGGCTTTACTTCTTGGAAGCGAAGCCCATGGCGCTTCGGTTAAGGCAAAAGACGCAGGAACGCTTGTATCTATACCAATGTCTGGAGACATTGAGTCGCTAAACGTCGCCGCTGCAGGAAGTATTTTGATGTATATAATGAAAAAATAGGAATTCATGAAAAAAGATTGTAACGACCATATTTCTGAAGAAGATTATTTCCACGGGGCGCGAAGGGCTGCGCGCAAGGAGCGCAACCGCATCGTACAATCCGACAGGTCAAAATATAAGAAGTCCGACCTCGATAAAGCCGCCAAAAACAAAGAAGTCATAGAGATAAAACATTCGCATCGTGGTAGGGTGCTGTCGATATCGTCGCAGGGGATCCTTGTCGACAGCGAAGGAATACAGTATATGTGCTCGCTTCGTGGCGCTTTGAAGAAAGAAAAGACGCGGCAGAAGAGGCTCATCACCGTCGGAGACTTCGTTCATTTCGACGTTACTGGCGATGAAGGAGCAATAGGACATATCGAGGAAAGGCGTTCTGTGTTATCGCGCGCCGACAACCTCGCAAGAACAAAAGAACAGTATATCGCTGCAAATATCGACCAGGTACTTATCACTATTTCTGTCGTTAATCCCACCCTTAAACCTTCGCTAGTCGACAGGTATATCATCTCGTCGGAAAAAGGAAATATGCTTCCTATTGTTGTCGTCAATAAAACAGACCTTATTAACGAAGCTACCGCAGAAGAACGCGAGCAGTATGATATATTCAGGAGAGAATATTCCAAGGCAGGAGCAACAATTGTTGCTGTCAGTGCTGTCACAGGCGAAGGTCTCGATGCCCTGCGTTCTTTGATGAAAAACAAAGCTTCAGTATTCGCCGGGCAGTCGGGCGTGGGAAAGTCTTCGCTGATAAACGCAGTAACGGGCCTAGACCTTACTGTCGGTGAGGTTGTCGACAAGACAAGAAAAGGCTCGCACACGACGACGCAGTCGCATTTGATACCTTTAGAGTGCGGAGGGTGGTGTGTCGACACTCCCGGAATAAAAAGCTTCGGTATGTGGGAGCTTCACCGTGAAGAGATAGCAGGGTATTTCCCTGATATTGAAGAAATAAGAGGGCATTGTAAATTCCAAGACTGTATGCATATTTCCGAGCCCGATTGCGCCGTAATAAAAGCCGTCGAAGACGGCGATCTTTCGTCGATGCGCTACGATTCATACCTAAGCCTCATCGATGAAGCCGATGAAGAACATCACCGACGGTAGTACTTTTTTCCTTGCACAATGTTTGTTAAAGCATTAAATTAATATGCGACAACAATAACTGCTTAAGGAGAACCACTATGTCATTTATCAAAACTGTTGAAG from Waddliaceae bacterium harbors:
- the rsgA gene encoding ribosome small subunit-dependent GTPase A produces the protein MKKDCNDHISEEDYFHGARRAARKERNRIVQSDRSKYKKSDLDKAAKNKEVIEIKHSHRGRVLSISSQGILVDSEGIQYMCSLRGALKKEKTRQKRLITVGDFVHFDVTGDEGAIGHIEERRSVLSRADNLARTKEQYIAANIDQVLITISVVNPTLKPSLVDRYIISSEKGNMLPIVVVNKTDLINEATAEEREQYDIFRREYSKAGATIVAVSAVTGEGLDALRSLMKNKASVFAGQSGVGKSSLINAVTGLDLTVGEVVDKTRKGSHTTTQSHLIPLECGGWCVDTPGIKSFGMWELHREEIAGYFPDIEEIRGHCKFQDCMHISEPDCAVIKAVEDGDLSSMRYDSYLSLIDEADEEHHRR
- a CDS encoding RNA methyltransferase, with product MTLVITSPQNPVVKRLVKLRDDSSYREEENSAIVVGRKMVSEAQNHTTLKTVIILDEGDIPSNIKCDNIIMVTPEIMKKVSGVKNPEPIIAEVVITTMPITDDMRFFVVLENISDPGNMGTLIRTALALGWDAVIIIGDSVDVYNDKALRAAKGATFRIPIVKLSLEDLKKLLENKDVPLYIADMAGDDISSIENRDSAALLLGSEAHGASVKAKDAGTLVSIPMSGDIESLNVAAAGSILMYIMKK